A single Sulfurimonas aquatica DNA region contains:
- a CDS encoding adenylosuccinate synthase, whose translation MMKADLIVGIQWGDEGKGKIVDRLAKEYDMVCRSQGGHNAGHTIWVDGVKFALHLIPSGVLNPDAINVVGNGVVLSPSSIIKEMVQFEGLEGRLYISDKAHLNLSYHALIDQAKERLKGDKAIGTTGKGIGPAYSDKINRTGFRVGELLNPIKLAASIIEYFEQNRAIFDIYEIPTPTQSELLAELEGYKEKLAPFITDTTQMVWKALDENKRILLEGAQGTMLDIDHGTYPYVTSSATVSAGACTGLGINPKDIGKVTGIVKAYCTRVGNGPFPSEDLGEAGKRLGEQGNEFGTTTGRARRCGWFDAVATRYASRLNGCDELALMKLDVLDGFDEVKVCIAYELDGKEIDYLPSNLEDVMPIYKTFKGWDKSVGARTFDELPATAQEYVKIIEEISKTKVGIISTSPEREDTIIL comes from the coding sequence ATGGGGTGACGAAGGTAAAGGTAAGATAGTTGATAGATTAGCAAAAGAGTACGATATGGTTTGTAGAAGCCAAGGTGGTCACAACGCGGGTCATACTATCTGGGTAGATGGCGTTAAGTTCGCACTTCATCTTATTCCTTCTGGTGTTTTAAACCCTGATGCTATTAATGTTGTAGGAAATGGTGTCGTTCTCTCTCCTTCATCAATTATAAAAGAGATGGTACAGTTTGAAGGTTTAGAAGGGCGTTTATACATCTCTGATAAAGCGCACTTAAACCTCTCTTATCACGCTTTAATAGACCAAGCCAAAGAGAGACTCAAAGGTGATAAGGCCATTGGTACTACTGGTAAAGGAATTGGGCCTGCCTACTCTGATAAAATCAATCGTACTGGTTTTCGAGTTGGCGAACTTTTAAATCCTATAAAACTAGCTGCTTCAATCATAGAATATTTTGAGCAAAATAGAGCTATTTTTGATATTTATGAGATTCCTACTCCAACTCAGTCTGAGTTATTAGCAGAACTTGAGGGTTATAAAGAGAAGTTAGCTCCTTTTATTACAGATACAACACAAATGGTATGGAAAGCATTGGACGAGAACAAAAGAATTTTACTAGAAGGTGCACAGGGGACTATGCTTGACATTGACCATGGTACGTACCCTTATGTAACATCTTCCGCAACTGTAAGTGCTGGTGCTTGTACTGGTCTTGGAATCAATCCAAAAGATATTGGTAAAGTGACAGGAATTGTAAAAGCATACTGTACTCGTGTTGGTAATGGACCATTTCCAAGTGAAGACTTAGGTGAAGCTGGTAAGCGTTTAGGTGAACAAGGCAATGAGTTTGGTACTACTACTGGTCGTGCTCGTCGTTGTGGCTGGTTTGATGCAGTAGCTACTAGATATGCTTCGCGTTTAAATGGTTGTGATGAGTTAGCTTTAATGAAACTTGATGTTCTTGATGGTTTTGATGAAGTAAAAGTATGTATAGCTTATGAACTTGATGGAAAAGAGATTGATTATCTTCCATCAAACCTTGAAGATGTAATGCCAATCTATAAAACTTTTAAAGGCTGGGATAAATCTGTAGGCGCTAGAACTTTTGATGAACTTCCTGCTACAGCTCAAGAGTATGTAAAAATCATTGAAGAGATTAGTAAAACAAAAGTTGGTATAATCTCAACATCACCTGAGAGAGAAGACACAATAATACTCTAA